agctggTTCGAATGCGGGTGAGACAAGCGAAGTGTAGAAgaatttgaatgcagttttgtttcattttaaaaatagaggaatatttcctttcagtacaattaaCTAACTAAAGAATTTAAGGCAATCACACaggcaaataaaaaacaattattaatacCAAAAACTAAACTAGCTATGTTTAAAAATGACCCCTTTTGCCGGAAATGATCTGATAGATATGGAAATACTAGGAATAATACCAGGAATCAGATCAAACACATTTCTTAGGAACGCTGTTTATTCAATGACAATCTGTCATAGACAATAAGAACACATCAGCTCCTTCACCCTTAGTTGGGGAACCTAAAATAAAGacatataacaaaattaaacaatgaattattaTCAAACATAAATAACAGCTAGGTATCAAAAGTAGGACCATCATATTTTGTAATTGACATTTCTTTTCGGTCTTAGGACTCTGTCACAGGGAACCTCAACAGGCGCAACTGTCGATTGTTCTGCTGACTCTACCTGTTGTGCTACTGGCTCTACTGACTCTACCTGCTCCACCCCCTCAACCGCATCTTGCCAGTCATCTCCTAACCCTTCGTCATCCACCAGTTGAAAAGGTTGTCGCGAAGGATCGCgaaccataaatattttgtatatagcAACATTATCCGAAGATTCAAATTGCCGCTATTTCTATAGTTGACTATGGTAAGCTGTCATTTGTTTTACATTCTTTGCATAAGTTTACTTCAAATGTTTCATACCAAATACAAGTGCTAATAAGTTGTGATGTGATGTCCTGACTCCTGAGCTGATCTGAAAGCTAAGTCCTAAGTCCTAAGTCCTAAGTTCTAAGTCTGAAGTACTAAGTAGCTAAGTACCTTGGTGGCTGATTAGCCAAGTGATTTACTCTAATAACGCATTAGCGAATTCCCTTAACCCTTAATTGGGCATGGCGAAAGTATTGAATTTAGGGTATTACAaagatatgtatatttttttatgcaggTAGAAGATAAAAACACCATActtagtttttatatatttttttatttttatataaaaaattaacgtGGGAATTATACGCCTTCAGGCCATTATAAGTCTCTGGTTTCCATCtactagattttttaaataattattttatttacatttatgtgAAATTTACACTGCCCTTTAGGTCAGGCATATTTAAGTGGAACTTTTTAAAACATGGAGCACCATATAAAGTGACCTGGCATATACCGCTGTTGAGGCCAGTTTTTCCTCAACATTTTGCCTAAAGGATCCATATTATACGCAGGCTCTCTGTAGGTTCCTTGTAATGCTTCATCAGGTCTTGACAGTAGGGATTTTTCATCATAGGGCTCCAAAGGAAGTGGAGCTTCTGATATGCCTTGGCTGGGATCAATCAGGACTCGCCAGTAGTGACTCTCAGACAGGCTTAGGGGGGAATACCCTTAcagctatatatatttataccaattaaaatatcattatgCTCAggcatattatattttaattgctatAAATGCAGTTAGTGTTACTTGACATGattgaataaatatcatgatttttattataatcaagTTAGTAATACTAAACACTTAGTTAGAAACACTGGCATTTTCTTGGACGCTTTGTCTTGTACTGCTTCTTATTGACACAAATCGATGGACGGCTCACCTGAAATAAGATTTGAGTGTAAACAAAAAAGGAATCATACTGTAAtatattgaaaattttaaaaaatatactcacaaaataaaatgttatcttCGGTATATCCGCATTTTTAATTTGATCTTATTTCGCGTTGATCCAAACATTATTGTCCAGCATAAAGCTGTTATCTGACTGCTCGCTCTCTGAGGAGCTCATGAGCATACTGAGAGCTATATCCATATGATCGCTTCTAGAGAAGTCGAGAGATTTTTTGATCtgcaagaataaaataacaacatgtatggataaatgtgatttaTTAAAGGTCTGAAGTATTATATTTCCCACACGGTGAAAACTACCATCCTTATGCGGTCACAAGTACAATATTTCCCACAACTTTTAAAGGTCCGAAAATCACTGAAATACTACCGTAATCACTAAAATATAATTACGTGTATGTAATACAACTCAAAATCTATCGAATACAACTATTCAATAAAACTTACCGTATTTTTTCGCGacatggtgattttttttaaaatattccgtACGTATTCAGCTTTATTTTGTTGACACCAACTGACGTTTCTGACTTTGACATgtgtcaaacatgacatgtttGCGTTTCGTTTCCCGATTTTATTTTGGGCACAGACAAATCAATACAGTTTTTATATTTGACACTAAGAGGGATATAGCTACCTTCAGAGCGATAACAGCATCGCAAAATATGAGTGGGAAATATACTCCTTATGCCCAATTAAGGGTTAATATATGACGAGGTACAACGATGTTAAAGCTAAGTTTCCTATGGTCTTACGGTCTTACAAATCTGCTCGGGCTATGGCGGCCCAGTGGAGGAGACATGGTAATATGTCTTTCCTATCATCATTGTGAgaaggcatggcaatatgtctggcTATTCATTCCTATGCaggaggcatggcaatatgtctttcctatcatcattgcgagaaggcatggcaatatgtctggtTATTCATCCCTATGGaggaggcatggcaatatgtttTCCTATCATCATTCCAATGGAAGaagcatggcaatatgtcttctTATCATCACCaggaggcatggcaatatgtcttccTATTTAAAGTCGGTATGGATATATATAACTGGTTGTTGGCTTATCCAAATTGGTTTGAAAGCTTAGCATTAACACTTCAATTATTATCAATGGTATGTGTATGTGGCTTCAACTGCGGTTGAAGTCATAGTGACTATTTTACTACAGGTGGTGGACATTTGGGGAATAAATATCACCTATATGAGCACCAGGTTAGCGCCTGAGTGAATTGTACATAGCTGAAGAGTGCGGACATCACAGGAGATAGTTTAAGGTATGAGATCATGTTATTACTATTGCAATTTCCATCGATATTACTATTGATATTCAGATGAATTAGTTGTCATGCTCTTTATTGGGTTTTAACCTGAACTCTGGCAATTATCTTTATGTGGTGCGGTTAATAAGCGAAGCAGATATTGATTACAATAACCAACACAATGACACAAAGCGCCACATAAATTTGGTGGAAAAGAGAGCTGGGATATGATATAAATGGTAAAGATAGATAATGATGGAACTGACTAATGAGATTGAAGAATTATTGAACTGCTGGCTAGTATTGGAAATTGGTGAAGCTGCTGCAAAGTTAGTACAGTTCTGCTGTGATAATTACAACTAAAAACTCAGTAAAGAGCATCTGAAATTGACTTTTACAAATGCAATATGTAATTTCGTGACTCATAACGACATCTATGATCAGCTGGTGGAACTAAAAGTtgctattttttataattcattaGATTTGAAAAATAAGAGTGGAAATCTTGTGATTTGAAACATTtatgttatatgtataatgATATCAGGCATAGAAGGAACTGATTTAGTTATAAAATGCATAATTTTAGTTGTAGAAATTCGGAATGGTCAGTTGGTGTTCATTACGAAACCGGATGTGCGGCGATCAACATCCGCCTAATTTTTTAacaagaaaattttatttttcgatctAAACGAAACTAATAAGACCTTAAATTAGCTAATAagtgaaattattatttcataagaATTATTACGCTAGTTTTGAGAAACGGGAGGATTGTttcactaaataaaataatgttgttgACTCGTAGTTCAAAACAAGTGAGTGCGCGCGGGACGCTTCTAAATTCTAAGATGGCCGAAATTTTCTTCAAGTACTTAGTACGTATCGTGTATGAAAGTTTCGTTTTGGTGAAAATAAATTGTGTTGATGGTGGAAACTATTTGGAAAGTGTGCATAAACAACAGGTGAGCATCATATTATGTGGATTATGTGATTCTTACGGTTAGATAGCCAGaaagattaaataaaagttcATGTACTTGATACTTCTTTGCCAAGTAATTCTTTGCtgctacttattaaataaaatggtaGTGAGACAAGTTAATAACTAACAAGTATTGGCAAGATTTTGATCCTACGTAATACGGCAGTCGAAATACAATGTATTCGAGTGAAATTACaccgagtaggtacctataccaaccaagatgtttttgtttttgttaccgGCTGCGCCGGGACTCGGGACATGGACAGGGCGGCTAGAAACAAAGTACACTTACAAGTTCATACtttttacaagcctttatttaacttacgaTTTAGGTATGTTTGTATGATGGGTCAttcttgcaaatgcaaataaattcaatctacttctagtagtcggatcgACTTGAAGATTAGCATACTTTTATTTACGTGTGAAGGCAGCTCGCATTAGACTACTAAAAGGTAATTTGTTGTAACCTATTTTAAAACAATGTGTATTGATATCTTAGGAGACAACAGCAACAGTTAAGACGACTAAGAGCGGTAGCAGTCTTAGAACTAAGGGAGCAAGGCGTATTGGCTCATGTAGCAGTGTTACGGCAGGTCTTAGTACGCTATACTAAGGTATGTGGaaacttattaaaattgtaGTAAGAGAAACCGTGAATATGTTCCAAATTTGAGGTGAACAGGAATGATATTCAACAATATACAGATATCAGtctataatttttatataattatatacctacgttgtacagtcaatgtcataaataagtgatcaaacgttgactgtacctactagttACAATGGTGTTGTGTTTTGtgttaaactgaaataaatgaaGCTAACACTAGAATAATgagaataaacaaatattttactttgatttatagttttacataattataattacacatttgtGCAATTAATGATGCATGGTGAATAATGTGTCTTAATCTACTTAAAGTTGAGAACATGAAAATTTAAAGTCATTGTATGTTtggaaaataatacttaattattttattgcttcATCCGGGGGCACAGCAGTGCTTCCAGCCaagtttacttaattattttattgcttcATCCGGGGCACAGCAGTGCTTCCAGCAAGTTGAGTAATTTCTATTGACTGAgtaattgaataattatggACTGGCATTTGAGAATTTATCTGTCAATTCTTTATATCATGTTTGTGTTCAGAAATGTGCATACATATATAAATGCCTAATTCAACATATCAGTAGGGCTAGGGTGGATAAGTAGACCTAAATTATATCATTATATATCAACTATGCTTTGGTTTTGACATTCACTTTTAAAATACAACATTTTGGAATTATACTGTAGTTatgatcaaaaaatattgatacaAAAACTGAGTAAGAATTATACAGGGTGTActtgtattaaattaatcatGAGCAAATTGTGATATTTTTGTTCGACTGACTTACAGATTAATACAATTCCTCGAATTATGgaggaaatatatttaaatagacTGTCCACATTTGCAAGCAATATTAAAGATTTGTCCGATAAAGCTCTCAGTTTGTACTCATCCAGTTCATGGAATAACAATCAGCTTGAACAAGCTAGAATTACAGTCTCGAAATTGACATCCATATTAAATAGATTCAACACCGAATTATACCAATATTTTAACCAGTCTGTCTGTCCAAATGCCGATGAAGTATCTATTCTCACTTCCATACAGTTAGAAGGAGAAGAAGCATTAGCCGAACTTAATACTAAAGTACAAGCCAAGAAGGATCCTCAACCATCAACTTCAAACTTGAACAGCTTCAGAGGCAAACTACCGGAATTACATTTACCCTCATTTAAGGGAGACGTTTTGGAATGGTTCCAATTTTGGGATCAGTTCAGCTCCAACATAGATCAACGAAACCTTCGTGATGTTGACAAACTTTTATACCTGAAGGCTTCTCTTAAGGGTGAAGCAAGGACGGTGATCGACGGTTTAGAGACTACAAATGATAATTACAAGATCGCTGTAACCACTTTAAAGGAAAGATATGGGAAAGgagttaaaataattgatgCACATTACTCCACGCTCTATAAATTGGAGAGGGCTGAAAAATCAGAAGATTGCAGGAAAACTTTGGACGCGATTGAGAGACATCTCAGAGTACTGCGCTCGCTGGGAGAAAACACAGATCATAATCATCTGCGATTTTTAATCATGGAGAAGTTTCCTCAAGACAtcatttatgaaatgaaaatgaagatgAGTGCAGACACTATTGAAGAAATGAGGAAGCAccttgatataattatttcAGCAAGAGAGGATGCAAAAGGAGCGTCTGAATCCACAAGCAAGGAAATTCATTACACGACTGAAACGTTACATGTAAAGGACAATAGCTCTAAGAAATTCTTCAATAACTCCAGATTTAACCGGAATGGAAATAAGGGTTACAAGAATTTCAGGCCTAGCACGTCTACATTCAATAACTGTTCTATTGTAAGAAAGAGACAGCATGAGCCTAAGATGGAGTCAACTGATGAAACTTATAACAAGAGACAGAAGTTCACTTGTGTATTCTGTCATGAGGCTCATTATAATGATaaatgtacaaaattcaagactatgTCTGAAAGGAAATCGAGGCTTCAAAACCGATGCTACaattgttttgaatttggacACAGAGCTAATTTATGCAAAAGGAAAAATACTTGCCCTCACTGTGGTAAATATGGACACCATAACAGAGCACTTTGTCCAAAGAATTTACATAATGGTCAAGAACCTACAAAAACGATAGAGATGTAACCAGATTTTATGACTTAGACAAATAAACCGGCtactgaaaataaccttttATATCAAAGATTCACATGGGTAACTTTCTGCATAATTTCATGCCCATTCTTATTGAATGCAACCATAAAACACCATCTGCAAAGTCCTCATCTTCAACTGTTGGGTGTTTTAGTCAAATGCAGACTTATAAACTGCATTGTCAGATTTCTTCAACACAATATCAAAAGTCAAACTTTGTGGACTGATTGTCAAATCGCAATAGCCTGGCGTAAGTCCGACAAATTGCTACCATCCTTTATAGCGAGGAGAGTGGAAGAAATCGAAACAAAGTCTACCACTTCGAGAGAGGATAGGAGGAAATGGCTTAATGGTCCATAGTTTCTTTCTGAAAGCCCAGACTCGTGGCCGACTGGAATTCACACTGAACATACCTATTCTTTTTCGACGGGGGAGGGTCTGCCGAAGACTGATATACAAACAACTACTATTGTCAAAGAAGTTGAAGCAGTCGTCAACACCAGACCACTTACTTACGTTGGTTCGGACTTGGCATATGTACTGTGAAACCTGCAGACTTTTTATCACCTGGAAAATGCTTAGCTATTCACATGTCAACAAGTCAAGTCTTACCttcagctacagctactaaacAACAACTTATTGAAGGATGGAAACGTGGAGAAATAATAATGAACGAGTACAAAGACATGTTTATGAACCAGTACTTACTAAGCCTAAGAGAACGCTACAGACACTCACCTAAACAACCTAGAGTCAAGGCTCATGATCGACCTAGTTTAGGCGATATTGTACAATTAAAAGGTGAATCTAAAAACAGACTAAACTGGAAAGTGGGACAGATTGTTGAACTAGTTAAGGGTGCAGACGGACAATGTAGAGTTGCAAAAGTGAAGATTGGTAATACTATATTCAATAGATCCATCGGACATCTGTATCCCTTGGAAATTGACGAAACTGAAAGACCTGGGAATCTGTCTTGCAACAATATAGAACCTGAAACAAGCTCAAGACTATGTAATTCAAACATAGAGGAAATATGGATGCACCAGTAGAGATGATTGGAGAAGAAGTTACAGACTTACAGCCAGAGGCTGATGTTATGGATGTAATAGATGCGAACACGGATATGACGCAAACTATGAAAGAGACCATTGAGAGCACGGACAAGACAAATGAAAACATGGATGTGAcagatgataatgataacatgGAACAGTCTATAGAAGGAAACCAAAAACGAGTTGCTGCAGTTCGAGCTCTGGAAAAGATCAGAGAATGGACGAGCCACCTGATGACTACATTAACACTTTAGCTTGCCGGCGGCGGGTGTGTCGCGAAGGATCGCgaaccataaatattttgtatatagcAACATTATCCGAAGATTCAAATTGCCGCTATTTCTATAGTTGACTATGGTAAGCTGTCATTTGTTTTACATTCTTTGCATAGTTTACTTTCAAATGTTTCATACCAAATATAAAGTGCTAATAAGTTGTGATGTGATGTCCTGACTCCTGAGCTGATCTGAAAGCTAAGTCCTAAGTCCTAAGTTCTAAGTTGAAGTACTAAGTAGCTAAGTACCTTGGTGGCTGATTAGCCAAGTGATTTACTCTAATAACGCATTAGCAAATTCCCTTAATATATGATGAGGTACAACGATGTTAAAGCTAAGTTTTCCTATGGTCTTACGGTCTTACAAATCTGCTCGGGCTATGGCGGCCCAGTGGAGGAGACATGGTAATATGTCTTTCCTATCATCATTGTGAtaaggcatggcaatatgtctggcTATTCATTCTATGCAgaaggcatggcaatatgtctttcctatcatcattgcgagaaggcatggcaatatgtctggtTATTCATCCCTATGGaggaggcatggcaatatgtttTCCTATCATCATTCCAATGGAAGaagcatggcaatatgtcttctTATCATCACCAGGAgacatggcaatatgtcttccTATTTAGAGTCGGTATGGATATATATAACTGGTTGTTGGCTTATCCAACTTGGTTTGAAAGCTTAGCATTAACACTTCAATTATTATCAATGGTATGTGTATGTGGCTTCAACTGCGGTTGAAGTCATAGTGACTATTTTACTACAGGTGGTGGACATTTGGGGAATAAATATCACCTATATGAGCACCAGGTTAGCGCCTGAGTGAATTGTACATAGCTGAAGAGTGCGGACATCACAGGAGATAGTTTAAGGTATGAGATCATGTTATTACTATTGCAATTTCCATCGATATTACTATTGATATTCAGATGAATTAGTTGTCATGCTCTTTATTGGGTTTTAACCTGAACTCTGGCAATTATCTTTATGTGGTGCGGTTAATAAGCGAAGCAGATATTGATTACAATAACCAACACAATGACACAAAGCGCCACAAAGGTGTCGACAAGACAGACTGCGAGGATGCCTGTGATCTTAGCGCACGACGCTCCGTGCCACGCACATCAGAAACGTCGTCGTTAGATACGTAACGCATCAGCTGGTCAATTaccaaaaaaaccgcattcaaatccgtttactacggtgccacagcggacagacagacagacacacacacagacgcatatagcggtcaaacttataacaccctctttttgcgtcgggggttaaaaatttaatgttaAGATAAGACATGCATGACTTCAGCCTTCAATAAAAGATGAGGTAGTATGGAGTTCAAATTTTTAGCCTTTCCAAaagttaaactaaaaaaaaaagaactgtcACTGTCACCAGTGCTGCCAACGTAGGCAATTTGTCGCCAATTAGGCTACTCGGGATCGGAATCGGTGACGTTAAATTCTAAATGGTGACTGAGGCGACTTTTACTTGAAGGACAAGGTCCTTATAGTAGTTGAACGAAAGAATCACAACACAAATTAACATaaacacaagaaaaaaatacctcCCACGCAAAATGAAGATTGTAAGTgggattaaaaagaaaatagtgtacaagttaataaaaaaataaaataaaaataacatgcaaaattaacaataaaactgaccaagcgcagtgtagggttccatactaatattttgCTTATCTTACTAATCTTACAGCCCCTTAtagttatgaaatttgatacctgatctggaataacacatgctACTTTTTCAGGCGACCTCGGTTCAAGTTTGCCTACATTAGGCTAATCAAGCTGTGAAAAATTGCGATattgaaattcgaaactcgaagttcgtgtcgtgcggtccctctcgctctcgtattaaatagtataagtgtcaaagggaccgcacgacacgaacttcgagtttcggagtagccctgcaggtttcGAATCGTTGGCAACTGGCAACACTGACTGTCACTGTCTGTCATCGCCGTCCGATGAAGTCCGATCCAAGAAAGATCAAAAACATACTTTAGTCTTTGATCCAAAAGTGCGATTCCACAGAACGAAAACAATTTTACTTATCTCATATCACCGTAAtagaaaataacaatatttttagtgCCAAAAATGTgctgaataatatttaaataccttACTTAAAAACAACAGCAGCAAAAATGGATAAGCTAACTGTAATATCGGGAACCTTGTTCATGGCCGCTGATGTATTTGCAATAGTCAGGCCTTGCAATGCCAGATTGGATAATAACTGATGTTGGAGGTAAATACACATAATTATTTagtacatcgtgaggaaacctgcacaacctgcgaagcaatccaatggtgcgtgtgaagttcccaatccgcactgggcgcgtgggaactacggcccaagccctcttgttctgagaggaggcctgtgcccagcagtgggacgtatataggctgggatgatgatgatgatgatttagtaCCATTGTTTCAAACTGATTGCTTGAAAATACAACATCTGAAAGTATTTGGCTAATATCGAAACTTATTAAGATCAAGATCTCTAGTTGTCAACAACTAAATGTCTCACTAATTGGAAATGTAAgaaattaactatttatttctgTCTACCCTAGCTTCTGTTTGACGGAATTGCCCTTGGTCTAGATTAATATATTAATGAAATAGTTAGTATGTATAGAAATTGTACTTTGTTAACAGGGGACACTAGACTTGGACTGATGTGGTCCTGTGTCACTCTCTACAATAGACCTCAGGTGTGCTTCACTCCAGATCTACAACCAGAGTGGCTTCTGGCACTTATTTGCATCTTTATAGGATGTATTTGCATTACTACTACTGTTATTTTGTTGGCTTCAAGTCATTTTGACCGCAATGTCATCCCATATGCCAGATGGGTTGGATTTGCTGCAAGTAAGTACCTCATTTGTAACCATTTGTATGCTGCACACAAATAATGTTGGATCTATACAAAATTTAAGActatcttttttcttttatgtttatctgaaacattttatttgaagCAAGCAGGACTAGAAAGCAGGTTTTGTTTACCAACTTATGTAAGATAAAAATCTAATAGTTATCTTCACTATAAATCCTAGTTTCTTTAACCCATTGTCAGGGATAATGCATAGCACCTTGGCAATGCTCgtgctaaaactcgataataagcgtttttccagagataagaccaagctagatcgatttctcATTgtaaaaacccctacataccaaatttcatcaaaatcattgCAGCCATTTCCAAGATTCTGATTGTATATTaaagaattgctcatttaaggtattaaatatcaACCACAAACATTTCACATTGCTCCTTTTACAATAATGATTAGCTTTTAAATTATTCCTTTGTAGTAAAtaaggcccggaattttgcgtgcggctattgacagattgtagggagagagcaccgctttttatcgatgttatcgacaaatcaatagtttttaaatttgtttttatgaataaaacctcaaactttccgatgatatgtacttttttcagcggtcaatgatgaaaaaagtttgaaatatcggaaagtttaatccgtttaaattgctttattgaaatcactataattacgaatacctttatattttataacttgagaaaacatccctctga
The genomic region above belongs to Choristoneura fumiferana unplaced genomic scaffold, NRCan_CFum_1 Sck3bRy_123;HRSCAF=309_pilon, whole genome shotgun sequence and contains:
- the LOC141444988 gene encoding uncharacterized protein; this translates as MEEIYLNRLSTFASNIKDLSDKALSLYSSSSWNNNQLEQARITVSKLTSILNRFNTELYQYFNQSVCPNADEVSILTSIQLEGEEALAELNTKVQAKKDPQPSTSNLNSFRGKLPELHLPSFKGDVLEWFQFWDQFSSNIDQRNLRDVDKLLYLKASLKGEARTVIDGLETTNDNYKIAVTTLKERYGKGVKIIDAHYSTLYKLERAEKSEDCRKTLDAIERHLRVLRSLGENTDHNHLRFLIMEKFPQDIIYEMKMKMSADTIEEMRKHLDIIISAREDAKGASESTSKEIHYTTETLHVKDNSSKKFFNNSRFNRNGNKGYKNFRPSTSTFNNCSIVRKRQHEPKMESTDETYNKRQKFTCVFCHEAHYNDKCTKFKTMSERKSRLQNRCYNCFEFGHRANLCKRKNTCPHCGKYGHHNRALCPKNLHNGQEPTKTIEM
- the LOC141444991 gene encoding uncharacterized protein; amino-acid sequence: MSTSQVLPSATATKQQLIEGWKRGEIIMNEYKDMFMNQYLLSLRERYRHSPKQPRVKAHDRPSLGDIVQLKGESKNRLNWKVGQIVELVKGADGQCRVAKVKIGNTIFNRSIGHLYPLEIDETERPGNLSCNNIEPETSSRLCNSNIEEIWMHQ
- the LOC141444989 gene encoding LOW QUALITY PROTEIN: uncharacterized protein C16orf52 homolog A-like (The sequence of the model RefSeq protein was modified relative to this genomic sequence to represent the inferred CDS: deleted 1 base in 1 codon), with the protein product MDKLTVISGTLFMAADVFAIVGLAMPDWIITDVGGDTRLGLMWSCVTLYNRPQVCFTPDLQPEWLLALICIFIGCICITTTVILLASSHFDRNVIPYARWVGFAAMVVFCLAAVIFPMGFHVDEIGGQPYQLPNSHQVGISYILFVLSLWITVISELFAGKVCLPHF